The window CTGTCGGTTTGTCTCTGAGGCCTAGTTTAGATAGTAAGAGGCAGTATGAATCCCAGTCTGTTCTTCTCACATACTTCAATAGCTTTTTCCTCCTCTCTACCATTTCAATTAGACCCTTCCTAGAATGTTTATCCTACAAATTATGCAAAACAAGTTCGAATCGGTGGTTAATGTAGTAGTTAAAAACACTTCATTCAAAAAATCACTTACCTTCTTGTGTAGGACATTCGAGAgatgtttgatctttgttgtCAGTGTTGCAACTGCAAACAAATAGTTCGAGAGTTTCTTTCATATGTTGCTAAAATactcttaatttattatttataaacaattttaaatactaagGATGTTACAATACTTTTTAAACCCAAATAAACCActttttacatcaaacaaaaaactttttgaaaaaaatagtttgtttGTAAAAACAAGcaacatcaaacaagcactTAACCTATACAAGATTAACTAATGAAAGTTaattaaactcaaataattcagtttttcatctaaaaataaaataattgcaTATCAAAGAAGTCATAGATGATAAATGAAGAACAAACAGAATAAATAgtcaaattaatcaaataatttttttcttttaaagtaTTTTCAATTAACTCAAATAATCCAATTTTTCATCATATAAGACATTTTCcagaaacaaattaattttttataaataaatgcagATGAAAATAAATCACCATCCACCATCAATGCTCATTCCgtcaaatatcaattaaaatactaaaatatcttattatacTTTTTGTAATGTTACAGAATTTTATGTTTCAGAATTTTAAATACTAGACCCACTCGAGTGGCTCAAGTGACAAAAGGTCATTGGTCTCTTAGGTTTAATTTCCACTAAGAACGCTTTACTTAAATGGAGTCATGACAATAGGGGGCCATGTTAGCCGCCCCCAGGGAATAAACTCCagtcacaaaaaaaaaataccaaggATAATAGAATATTTCTTTATCTAAACAATCCTTATATTGCTGAACTGTTTTTGCTTATAGCTTTGTATATTGCTGAGCTGTTTTTTTCTTATGGTTTTGTATATTGCTGAACTGTTTTTGCTTATGGTTAAAGTTATTTGGTTTATTGCATTTTTATGCACTTGTGGAGTTCTCCTATTATTGATTTTTACGACTTTTTATAAGTTAGTATTTTCTTGTCCACCTAGGATAGCTCAAGTGGAAAGTCATGAATCAAGTTCGATCCCCCCTTAAATACAATTAACATAGCATGCAAATAAACATATACATGAGATCTCAAAATTGAGAAAGCCCATATTGAAAATCAATTTAAGTTCTTTACCTTGGACACGAGCAGATCCACAATCTGATTCGGACATTTTAAATTCTTCCCTGACTTTTGCCAGCTCAAGCTTCATTGTCTCCGCCGATGACATGTTATCAGGATGAAAATACTGCAAAATGAACATATTTAGTTTGGACTAGAAAGGTTTGGAATCTTTTGTAAATAACATATGCAGCAATCAACACttaatttcagtttgatcaaaagCATCCTAAGTTGTTGAAACAGAGAGAGTTAACAAACTTGGATATTACACGCCAATCAAATTAaaactaagagcttgtttgatgtgaaatttcagtttgatcaaaaacATCCTAAGTTGTTGAAACATTGCAAGTTAACAAACTCGGATATTACAcgccaatcaaattcaaactaagagcttgtttgatgtggattCCCATCAAACATCATTTCCTCAATCTCATGATACACATCATAAACTGAAATACACTTCCTTTTTTACacttgatttattatatatatgtataagaaAATGGTACATTGGTTAATAAACCTACAGaatctagttttttttaaaacaagcatcaaccttgattttttttttccaaataattcagaattttttcaaataacccaagatcaaataAGCTCTAAATTTTAGGGCAATACAGAAGAAACTACACACAAGCTGAAATTTTGCAGTGCAAAAGATATAGATTTTCCAGGTTTGAATTAATTCACACTTGAGATCGAGCAATTGCAGACTATACTAGTAAGCAATTTGGGAGAAATCATACTTAGGGTTATCACAGGTGTTAACTTCAATGAAATATAGAGGTGCACTTCACAATTGAAAGATTGGGACAAATAGAGAAAAGCAAGAAAAGGATGATCGATACATGCCTTCTCAAATAATTGCTCCTTTGGTGGATTCCTCATGTAAGAAGGAGTTTCATTGAGGTTTCCTATGATATCAAACCTCGGAACTGCAATAACATAATTGCTTACTAGTGTATTCTCATAATTATCTATACATTGCAATATGAAGAAGAAACTGAAATTCAATAGAACCTGGTAGAGTCATATTCTTTTGAGCATCTGACACCATCTTAATGCTTTCCTTCAAAACCTTGAAGTTGAAGCCACCAGCCATAGAGTCACTCTCCTTCTGTTCAATCTCCCTAAGCTTCACCAGCCTCTCATTCAACTCTGTTAACGAAAACCAATTATCAGCTTCAGTATTTGGCCTCAACTTCTTCAGCTTCTCCCCCAATTGATCATACGTATACGTCTTCATAAACTCCGTCTTCATGGAAGGTGATTCAACCATCCTCTTATCCTTCATTTCCTTCCCAAACACAGAAGAAGGAAGATTGTTCGTTCTACCAAACACATTAGATTGACCTCTTACAACAGAATCAGCAGGTTTTAGTTTAAAACTCTCCTTGACATTCGAAAGCGACATAGAATCAGTTCCCTTACCAATGTCTCGATTCTTATCAATCAGCTTCAAGCTTTCGCGAATTGAAGCGAACGATGTTGTCGTACCTTTTCCCGGTTCTCCCATCGATTTTCCATCTTTCGGGATCACGCTGCGCTGGTAAAGTTCATGAAATGAGAGAGGATCTGGTTTCGATGACGGTTGCGGACGCTGTGGAGAGGCCCGCTGTTTGAAATTGGAGAGATTCTTTCGTATTTCTTCCATAGAGGCAACTTTTGAAGTGGCTGGCGATGAAAAGGGGCCATTGGAGGAGAGATGAAATGGTTGTTGTGGATACTGCTGTCTCAGTTTGGCTTTGGTGTCGCTAAAGTATGAAGACGACGACGAAGAAGACGAATCAGGATGAGATTGAGACTCTGCTGCTTGGGGCTCCTCATTGAaattcgatgatgatgatgaataaaGGTGAGAAAATCTAGGGTTTGATACTGGCCTGATTTTAGCTCTTAGGTGAAGAGCAATCGCAGTAGCCGCCATAATCGGAGGGATCGAACAATTGCCGATGAGGAAAGCTCAGCTGTGTTTAAACAAGGACGGAGATTAGAACAAATTTAGGGTTCGGATCTGATGTGCCATTAATCAAAACGGCAGcgttttaatacatttaaaaataaataaataaataaaataacagcgttttcaaataacccaatatcaaacaactttcataaaataataattatgagaatccataaataatttaatcacaatatttttattcacaatTTAATCTTTAAAGGagattaatcaattaataataagaaagaaaacaaatagaATATAATGGATCCCAAACTGGTCGGGCCGGGTCGGTTCGGGCCGGACCggatcaattattttttttatgttatattgtaaaaatataaataatttagtttagcTAAGAGGTTTTAGATTTAATAGGTGCATCACAAACAAACAAGCCCTACACTTAAGTagctatttaatttttaaaaacaataatgataTGTTACGGGCCATTATTTATATAGAGATAGAATTAATTggggagggaatttggtgagggaataagagagaaaatgacGTTatgattggctgaaaaaattaaataatttatcttttttctctctttccttctACTTTACCATTTTTCTAACCAATGAGGTATGTCAAATCATTTCCTTTCTCATTCCTTCCCTCAAATCCCCTTCCCCTATCactactcatatatatatagattactcatatatatatagtaatacaGCTTTGCATAGCACCTACCTCATTTGGTCATTTGGaaagaatgagaaaatatatattaaaaaaaatataaaagagagaaaaatatatttttttttatttggttatttggaaagaatgagaaaatatatattaaaaaaaatataaaagagagaaaaatatatattttttttttcaaatgatataAATGCTATGGGAAGGTGTAagtgtatatatcattactcttataataatatataaaaatatattaaaaaatagtaaagtGATTAATACtcgaatattataatatttgtttgcatatatatacatgtatctTGATAaggactatatatatatatatatatttatatatatataattaaaaaactgtttttattagaatatatgatttttggaatatttgttTGGACTCAAAAaccttaagtttataaatatataattaaataataagttttaatacataaattttgattggatttaaaaaaatatattttttaaaataaaataaaattttatttttaataattcaaattaacccaaacataaataaaaactcaCAAAATGAGTTCACATAATACAAACAAAATTCATATAATAGGTGAAAAAATGGATTCTTTTAATTGACGActatcaaaaaaatcaaaaaatgttacaaaatttatattaactgcatttaatataagttcaagaCACATAAGGGTTCTAACCATGTTTGTAATTGCACCTATTAAGGCTACTAAAAGAATTATTGAAATAAGttcaaatggaagaaaaaaatCTGTTGATAAATGAATACCAATTTGTTGATTATTACTTATCAAATCTTGCTCTAGAGTCTGGTTTGATCTTGTAGTCCAAATAATGCTATACCATGACGTATCTAGAATAATagtaattagagaaaaaaaatacttgtaCAAATGATCGAAGTAATTCCATCTCCAACCGTCCAAatgtattattttcattaattagttataaattagaatgaaactaaataatttattttatggatgtgaggttataataatatttattatccgtaaagtatatttttttataatttaaatttcttaaataattttcataattaatattaatatttaatacaaatctcaATAATTATAGATGACTGTTTAGATGAGAAGGGtttattttagttgaatttatctataaataatcaaattatttagatgaaatatttaataaaaaataataatatatatggatggtatgttatatttattgagtttatttttactaacattttttctttaaaataggagtataaaaaacaaaagtattaccataaaaataaaagttgcacaataaaattaaatttataaaacacattattatttcaataaaaataggagtattaaataaaatacttgattttaattattccaagttagtgtatacatatgaatatataaatctAGAGCTAAACataattatcttaaaattaaagta is drawn from Impatiens glandulifera chromosome 3, dImpGla2.1, whole genome shotgun sequence and contains these coding sequences:
- the LOC124932940 gene encoding uncharacterized protein LOC124932940, with the protein product MAATAIALHLRAKIRPVSNPRFSHLYSSSSSNFNEEPQAAESQSHPDSSSSSSSSYFSDTKAKLRQQYPQQPFHLSSNGPFSSPATSKVASMEEIRKNLSNFKQRASPQRPQPSSKPDPLSFHELYQRSVIPKDGKSMGEPGKGTTTSFASIRESLKLIDKNRDIGKGTDSMSLSNVKESFKLKPADSVVRGQSNVFGRTNNLPSSVFGKEMKDKRMVESPSMKTEFMKTYTYDQLGEKLKKLRPNTEADNWFSLTELNERLVKLREIEQKESDSMAGGFNFKVLKESIKMVSDAQKNMTLPVPRFDIIGNLNETPSYMRNPPKEQLFEKYFHPDNMSSAETMKLELAKVREEFKMSESDCGSARVQVATLTTKIKHLSNVLHKKDKHSRKGLIEMVERRKKLLKYVRRTDWDSYCLLLSKLGLRDKPTDKRLIKR